A stretch of Octopus bimaculoides isolate UCB-OBI-ISO-001 chromosome 23, ASM119413v2, whole genome shotgun sequence DNA encodes these proteins:
- the LOC106869014 gene encoding integrin beta-1-binding protein 1, whose protein sequence is MFKKKAKSTPQQNGSKESVVGSSNENLTALKDTKDSVEKILHQRVFFNVFFLGMVQEMNMGDARKRDTEAQLIDQLEEAQIDGKLPVTAREEDTVKLNVSRHGIKVLDKKGQEVLQRHPLHTIAQIIQYDDDFQHHNVAVKIGQFSKTVFHCFVFQCVSENQAQNICQCLQKLFDAVTMNISMDS, encoded by the exons atgtttaaaaaaaaagccaagtCGACTCCACAACAGAACGGCAGCAAAGAAAGTGTT gtTGGTTCCAGTAATGAAAACCTGACTGCACTGAAAGACACCAAAGATTCTGTGGAGAAGATTCTCCACCAGAGAGTCTTTTTTAACGTGTTCTTTCTTGGAATGGTACAGGAAATGAATATGGGTGATGCAAGGAAGAGGGATACTGAGGCTCAGCTAATCGACCAGCTGGAAGAAGCTCAA ATTGATGGCAAACTACCTGTCACCGCTCGAGAAGAAGATACTGTGAAACTAAATGTGTCAAGGCATGGAATTAAGGTCCTTGACAAAAAGGGCCAG GAAGTGTTGCAGCGACACCCCCTGCACACCATTGCTCAGATCATCCAATATGATGATGACTTCCAACACCACAACGTGGCAGTGAAGATCGGTCAGTTCAGTAAGACGGTCTTCCATTGCTTTGTCTTTCAGTGTGTCTCAGAG AACCAAGCCCAGAATATTTGCCAATGTCTTCAGAAATTGTTTGATGCTGTGACAATGAATATATCGATGGATTCTTAA